In Citrus sinensis cultivar Valencia sweet orange chromosome 4, DVS_A1.0, whole genome shotgun sequence, one DNA window encodes the following:
- the LOC102619907 gene encoding uncharacterized protein LOC102619907: MSSLAAARADNFYYPPEWTPNQGSLNKFHGQHALRERARKLDQGILIIRFEMPFNIWCGGCNSMIAKGVRFNAEKKQVGNYYSTKIWSFTMKSPCCKHQIVIQTDPKNCEYVIISGAQRKTEEFDVEDAETLELPADEERGKLSDPFYRLEHQEADLQKKKEAEPRLVQIQRISDGRFSDDYALNKALRAKLRSQKKRVTEEEAASRKLGLGLRLLPSTKEDACAAAHVKFSSKFEKNRKDKRALINAASIFSGSSISSSKQLELEAKRRKINAGAASNMLTGAFKPSSWSQSSVPSSRHKRSSVSARQF, encoded by the exons Atg TCTTCTCTTGCAGCTGCTAGAGCAGATAATTTTTACTATCCTCCAGAATGGACCCCAAATCAG GGTTCTTTGAACAAGTTTCATGGTCAACATGCTTTGAGGGAAAGAGCAAGAAAGTTAGATCAGGGAATTTTGATTATAAG GTTTGAGATGCCTTTCAATATATGGTGCGGTGGATGCAATTCTATGATTGCAAAGGGTGTTCGTTTCAATGCTGAAAAGAAGCAAGTGGGAAATTATTACTCTACAAAG ATATGGAGTTTTACGATGAAGTCTCCTTGCTGCAAACATCAGATTGTTATCCAGACAGATCCAAAGAATTGTGAGTATGTAATTATTAGTGGAGCTCAGCGAAAGACAGAGGAGTTTGACGTTGAGGATGCAGAGACTCTTGAACTCCCTGCAGATGAGG AAAGGGGTAAGCTTTCGGATCCATTTTATCGTCTTGAGCACCAGGAAGCTGACCtgcagaagaagaaagaagctGAGCCAAGACTGGTGCAAATTCAGAGAATATCTGATGGCAGGTTTTCAGACGACTATGCACTAAACAAGGCTCTCAGGGCCAAACTTAGA TCTCAGAAGAAGAGAGTCACCGAAGAGGAGGCTGCTTCAAGAAAATTAGGCCTTGGCTTACGACTTCTTCCGTCGACTAAGGAAGATGCTTGTGCTGCTGCACATGTTAAGTTTTCTTctaagtttgaaaaaaatagaaaggaCAAGCGAGCTTTGATTAATGCTGCTTCGATCTTTTCTGGTTCCTCGATATCAAGTTCGAAACAACTGGAGCTAGAAGCCAAGAGAAGGAAAATCAATGCAGGTGCAGCGTCCAACATGCTGACTGGGGCATTTAAACCATCGTCATGGTCTCAGAGTTCTGTGCCCTCAAGCAGGCATAAGCGCAGTTCAGTTTCTGCTAGACAGTTCTAG
- the LOC112499010 gene encoding CLAVATA3/ESR (CLE)-related protein 12, giving the protein MALRFSHLIFITLWLSLLLFLFHELYNFKSKINTNTKQSITTTTSNTIHYSLSKYPLINRKVLASKFDFTPFQKHHEKSSPSQELQPKDHHQPAPAADHGSAEIDPRYGVEKRLVPTGPNPLHH; this is encoded by the coding sequence ATGGCCTTGAGATTTTCACATCTAATTTTCATCACTCTTTGgctctctcttctcttgtttttattCCATGAGTTGTACAATTTCAAGTCCAAAATCAACACCAACACCAAACAAAgcatcaccaccaccaccagcaATACTATCCATTATTCACTTTCTAAATACCCTTTGATTAATAGAAAAGTTCTTGCAAGCAAATTCGACTTCACCCCATTTCAAAAACATCATGAGAAATCTTCACCATCCCAGGAGCTTCAGCCTAAAGATCACCATCAACCAGCCCCCGCTGCTGATCATGGAAGTGCGGAGATTGATCCGCGTTACGGAGTCGAAAAGCGTCTTGTACCCACTGGCCCTAATCCATTGCACCATTGA
- the LOC102619325 gene encoding uncharacterized protein At1g26090, chloroplastic has protein sequence MMSVSVVSSQVPLTSFHHLKGRRKSRSRRPRAMPISASDAGTDENDKSTTLITFLGKGGSGKTTSAVFAAQHYAMAGLSTCLVLHSQDPTAEYILNCKIGNSPVVCNSNLSAVRIETTKMFLEPLNWLKQADARLNMTQGVLGGVVGEELGVLPGMDSIFSAFALERLVGFFGNFAQRNHQKEKFDVIVYDGISPEETLRMIGVSSKARLYLKYLRNVAEKTDLGRLTAPSLLKLVDEALSISGRRPLLNGNTSAEIWDAMDRMLERGSSALAEPHKFGCFLVMNSNNRTSVNSALRYWGCTIQAGAQVAGAICTASPHLDEESAERVRKNFSPLPLSFLPHLPTDSSLDWNTIMLNPAGKEARDLLSLQAKRSSSLMSSVKFDAAKKSVTLLMPGFDKSEIKLYQYRGGSELLVEAGDQRRVIHLPPQIQGKVGGARFIERNLIVTIR, from the exons ATGATGTCAGTTTCAGTCGTCTCTTCTCAAGTTCCACTTACAAGTTTCCATCATTTAAAAGGTAGACGAAAATCACGCTCGAGAAGACCTCGAGCCATGCCCATTTCGGCTTCCGACGCGGGCActgatgaaaatgataaatcgACGACATTGATTACCTTTTTGGGTAAAGGTGGCTCCGGCAAGACCACCTCCGCCGTATTCGCCGCACag CATTATGCAATGGCCGGGCTTAGTACGTGCTTGGTGTTACATTCTCAAGATCCTACTGCTGAGTATATTTTGAACTGCAAGATTGGAAATTCTCCTGTTGTATGCAACAGCAATCTTTCGGCAGTTAGAATTGAAACGACTAAG ATGTTTCTTGAACCTCTCAATTGGCTGAAACAGGCAGATGCTCGTCTTAATATGACCCAAGGAGTTCTTGGAGGG GTGGTTGGAGAAGAGCTTGGAGTGCTTCCTGGAATGGATTCTATTTTTTCAGCATTTGCATTGGAGAGACTTGTTGGGTTCTTTGGGAATTTTGCCCAAAGGAaccaccaaaaagaaaaatttgatgTAATAGTATATGACGGTATCAGCCCTGAGGAAACTCTAAGAATGATTGGTGTAAGCAGTAAAGCAAG GTTGTACTTGAAATACTTGCGGAATGTAGCTGAGAAGACTGATCTTGGGAGATTGACTGCTCCTTCACTCCTGAAACTTGTAGATGAAGCCTTGAGTATAAGTGGCCGCAGGCCTCTTCTGAATGGGAATACGAGCGCAGAGATATGGGATGCTATGGACCGAATGTTGGAG AGAGGATCTTCAGCCCTTGCGGAACCTCATAAATTTGGCTGCTTTCTTGTAATGAACTCAAATAATCGAACGTCTGTGAATTCTGCATTACGTTATTGGGGTTGTACAATCCAAGCTGGTGCACAGGTTGCTGGAGCAATTTGTACTGCTTCTCCTCATTTAGACGAAGAATCGGCAGAAAGAGTCAGGAAGAACTTTTCTCCCTTACCTTTGTCTTTCCTTCCACATCTCCCAACTGATAGCTCTCTAGACTGGAATACAATCATGCTGAACCCAGCCGGTAAAGAAGCTCGAGATCTTCTTTCTTTGCAAGCAAAGCGTAGTAGTAGCTTAATGTCGTCAGTAAAGTTTGATGCTGCCAAGAAGTCTGTAACACTTCTTATGCCAGGTTTTGACAAGTCAGAGATCAAGTTATACCAA TATAGGGGAGGATCTGAGTTGTTGGTGGAGGCAGGAGATCAAAGACGAGTAATCCATCTGCCACCACAAATTCAAGGAAAGGTGGGAGGTGCCAGATTCATTGAGAGGAATCTTATAGTCACAATACGATAG